The Erythrobacter sp. Alg231-14 genome has a segment encoding these proteins:
- a CDS encoding DUF3857 domain-containing protein — protein sequence MRIIIVPTLCAFALSVPAFAGDQVIYGSSPDWVEPTTIDAAQRSSNSPVVLIDQQARIDDGQLWTHQTTAVALGSPEALTRFGTVSASWLPDKGDLIVHSVELIRDTEVIDLIDGGAEFEVIRRERGLEARLLNGVLTATMTVPGARVGDILRLSYSTTLSDQAMRENVQWQSPLIADPFPLESGRVSVSWPSDMDVSRVRIGDAGLTEPELADGFYTWSVQLPIEEPSPMPTDAPLRYLMGDLMQVTTYQSWSDVSQSMVQHYDPIDAIAPGGELANRVAEIAGSSDDPLERTALALQLVQDEISYLLNGLNGGNYLPQSPQETWENRFGDCKAKSLLLLAILQELGVEGELVLVRTQGGDALPSLAPMPGNFDHMIVRADIDGKNYWLDGTTAGTRLPNIDTVPRFFFALPLREEGADLMPLDLRPPSTPDQIVRLSVDQSAGIRIPSLIDVELEFRGPLAAQWRVVAEQDDADVTRQAVYNSISNVVRGPQLVDRSVTFDPETGIAIISARGLVTTGWSRDRSQYELEPPAQAAKNVGFSTDRARAAWRDIPLRLNGPVYYLSELDITLPDGSGQFEVDGSNERTEIIGGVELNSNAALNGNRFTMSQSMRSVANELNADEISAARRSLARFDRALPVLRSPTKIRELWEYFGDDRALLEEHTAVYRQAIEEADDDDTGPLINRARFRHGVFDHTGALEDVEAAYEIEASRPIYLMRAALRLENGDLENALEDWRLAEDLQPDGSTYSTQINLLALLGRPEEGLELADEYRQIVDDVVGETNLEAMALGWAGEASEGLELLESLAAQRPGDGRLLNAICWQAGIWDEMNAERLETCVAAVEKSEYSAQALDSRALAHFRMGDMDAALGDINAALLAEPSFSGSRLLRGIIRIASGDRDGREDVDLALAMRPSLRARYSAWGLEF from the coding sequence ATGCGTATCATTATTGTTCCAACGCTTTGTGCGTTCGCCTTGTCCGTCCCTGCTTTTGCTGGCGATCAAGTCATCTACGGATCATCGCCCGATTGGGTTGAACCCACCACAATTGATGCGGCGCAACGATCGTCGAACTCCCCTGTGGTTTTGATCGACCAACAAGCGCGCATCGATGATGGGCAATTGTGGACGCATCAAACAACCGCCGTCGCTCTCGGCAGTCCAGAGGCGTTGACGCGGTTTGGAACTGTTTCGGCGTCGTGGTTGCCGGATAAAGGAGATTTGATTGTTCATTCGGTCGAATTGATCCGCGACACGGAGGTCATCGATCTGATCGATGGCGGCGCCGAATTTGAGGTGATTCGGAGAGAGCGCGGGTTGGAGGCACGGCTGCTCAACGGGGTGTTGACGGCAACCATGACCGTGCCCGGTGCGCGGGTGGGGGATATCTTGCGTCTGTCCTATTCGACGACCCTCTCGGATCAGGCCATGCGCGAAAATGTGCAGTGGCAATCGCCTTTGATTGCCGATCCATTCCCGTTGGAAAGTGGGCGAGTAAGCGTGTCTTGGCCAAGCGATATGGACGTATCGCGGGTGCGGATCGGCGATGCTGGTCTTACCGAACCGGAATTGGCCGATGGGTTCTACACGTGGAGTGTTCAGCTACCCATTGAAGAGCCAAGCCCCATGCCAACCGATGCGCCGTTGCGGTATTTGATGGGCGATTTGATGCAGGTTACGACCTATCAAAGTTGGTCCGACGTTTCGCAAAGCATGGTTCAGCACTACGATCCCATTGACGCGATCGCGCCAGGCGGTGAATTGGCGAACCGCGTGGCAGAGATCGCCGGGTCAAGCGATGATCCGCTTGAAAGAACTGCGCTGGCTTTGCAGCTTGTCCAAGACGAGATCAGCTATTTGTTGAACGGTTTGAACGGCGGCAATTATCTACCTCAATCACCGCAAGAGACTTGGGAAAATCGCTTTGGTGATTGCAAAGCCAAATCGCTGTTGTTGCTCGCCATTCTTCAAGAATTGGGCGTTGAGGGAGAATTGGTTCTCGTCCGCACCCAAGGCGGGGACGCGCTCCCATCGTTGGCGCCGATGCCCGGCAATTTTGATCACATGATCGTGCGTGCCGATATTGACGGGAAAAATTACTGGTTGGATGGCACCACTGCCGGAACACGCTTGCCCAACATCGATACGGTGCCGCGTTTCTTTTTTGCATTGCCCTTGCGCGAAGAAGGGGCAGATCTAATGCCGCTCGATCTGCGCCCACCGTCGACCCCCGATCAAATTGTGCGTCTTTCGGTCGATCAATCGGCTGGCATTCGGATCCCAAGTTTGATCGATGTGGAGCTTGAATTTCGTGGTCCGTTGGCCGCCCAATGGCGCGTGGTCGCCGAACAAGATGATGCGGACGTAACAAGGCAGGCCGTCTACAATTCGATTTCCAACGTGGTTCGCGGCCCTCAACTCGTAGATCGGTCGGTAACCTTTGATCCGGAAACCGGGATCGCAATCATCAGTGCGCGGGGCCTCGTCACAACTGGATGGAGTCGCGATCGGTCACAATATGAATTGGAGCCACCCGCTCAGGCGGCGAAGAATGTCGGCTTTTCAACCGATCGGGCGCGTGCAGCATGGCGGGACATTCCGCTCCGCTTGAATGGACCGGTCTACTACTTAAGCGAATTGGACATCACTCTACCGGATGGTTCTGGGCAATTCGAAGTAGATGGATCCAACGAAAGAACCGAAATCATTGGCGGGGTCGAATTGAATTCGAACGCGGCGTTGAACGGCAACCGTTTTACCATGTCTCAAAGCATGCGCAGCGTTGCGAATGAATTGAACGCCGATGAAATCTCTGCCGCACGCCGCAGCCTTGCGCGGTTCGATCGGGCTCTCCCGGTCTTGAGGTCTCCGACAAAGATCCGCGAATTGTGGGAGTATTTTGGCGATGATCGCGCTTTGCTGGAAGAGCACACGGCAGTGTATCGGCAGGCCATCGAAGAGGCCGATGATGATGATACCGGCCCGCTGATAAATCGCGCGCGTTTTCGTCACGGTGTGTTTGATCATACAGGGGCGCTGGAGGATGTTGAGGCGGCCTATGAAATCGAAGCTTCGCGCCCGATTTATTTGATGAGAGCGGCGCTGCGTTTGGAGAATGGTGATCTCGAGAACGCTCTCGAGGATTGGCGATTGGCCGAAGACCTTCAACCCGATGGTTCGACTTACAGCACACAAATCAACCTGCTCGCTTTGTTGGGTCGACCAGAGGAAGGTTTGGAACTGGCGGACGAATACCGCCAAATTGTGGATGATGTCGTTGGCGAAACCAACTTAGAGGCGATGGCGCTTGGTTGGGCGGGGGAGGCCAGCGAAGGGTTGGAATTGCTCGAAAGCCTTGCCGCGCAAAGACCGGGCGATGGACGATTGCTCAACGCGATTTGCTGGCAGGCGGGCATCTGGGACGAAATGAACGCCGAACGGCTCGAAACCTGTGTCGCGGCCGTTGAGAAAAGCGAATATTCCGCTCAGGCCTTGGATAGCCGCGCGCTTGCCCATTTTCGGATGGGTGACATGGACGCCGCATTGGGGGACATAAACGCGGCTTTACTGGCCGAGCCCAGCTTTTCCGGTTCGCGGTTGTTGAGGGGAATAATCCGGATCGCGAGCGGCGATCGCGATGGTCGCGAAGATGTGGACCTTGCCCTGGCCATGCGGCCGTCGCTGCGCGCGCGCTATTCTGCGTGGGGGTTGGAATTTTAG
- a CDS encoding AMP-binding protein — protein MNYDATYRASVDDPNGFWLDAARALDWANFPTTALEHEDAAWFAGGTLNICHNAIDRHVDAGRGDDPALIFESPVTGNQETYSFADLQSEVAQTAGMLAALGTAQSDRVIIYMPMIPQAVFAMLACARIGAVHSVVFGGFSAAELAKRIDDCDPTLILTASCGIEGARVIPYKPIVDDAITLACGERPTVALWQRPQLTADLSDDRDVDWNEAVAKAEAVPCVDVAADHPLYILYTSGTTGKPKGVVRETGGYAVALAWSMSNIYGVQPGETYWAASDIGWVVGHSYIVYGPLLNGNATVLFEGKPVGTPNAGIFWEIVSRHNVSVLFTAPTAIRAIRAADPDGELLTKANPQSLRALFLAGERADPDTVEWVGAQLDRPVIDHWWQTELGWPALATCIGLGSEPAATGAAGYPVPGFAFDVVDDDGVSVASQATGNLVIAKPLPPGSFRTLWLNQIGFDGYFESFDGRYATGDAGVMGADGSYCVMGRTDDIINVAGHRISTGQIEEVVAGCQSVVECAVIGGRDELKGEVPVAFFVAASDGSDQPEAEIIQAVRTQISPIATPRDVVALNALPKTRSGKILRNLLRAIVNGDTITIPQTIEDPIVVEHAQTKFANRGDL, from the coding sequence ATGAATTACGATGCGACATATCGCGCCAGCGTTGATGACCCCAATGGATTTTGGCTCGATGCCGCCCGCGCGCTTGATTGGGCCAATTTTCCAACGACCGCATTGGAACATGAAGACGCCGCGTGGTTTGCCGGGGGCACGTTGAACATTTGCCACAATGCGATTGATCGACATGTCGATGCAGGTCGCGGCGATGATCCCGCATTGATTTTTGAAAGCCCAGTCACCGGCAATCAAGAAACCTACAGTTTCGCCGACCTTCAATCCGAGGTCGCCCAAACCGCCGGGATGTTGGCCGCGCTTGGCACCGCGCAATCCGATCGTGTCATCATCTATATGCCGATGATCCCTCAAGCGGTTTTTGCGATGCTTGCGTGCGCGCGGATCGGGGCCGTCCATTCGGTCGTGTTCGGCGGCTTTTCTGCAGCAGAGCTCGCCAAACGCATCGATGATTGTGATCCAACGCTGATCCTAACCGCGTCATGTGGGATCGAAGGGGCACGAGTCATCCCATACAAACCAATTGTCGATGATGCGATCACTTTGGCGTGCGGGGAAAGACCAACGGTTGCCCTTTGGCAAAGGCCCCAGCTTACCGCAGACCTGTCCGATGATCGCGATGTCGACTGGAATGAAGCCGTAGCAAAGGCAGAGGCGGTGCCTTGTGTTGATGTCGCTGCGGATCATCCACTCTATATTCTGTACACGTCCGGCACTACCGGAAAGCCGAAGGGCGTTGTGCGCGAAACAGGCGGCTATGCGGTGGCTCTCGCCTGGTCGATGTCCAACATTTACGGGGTGCAACCGGGCGAAACTTACTGGGCGGCGTCCGATATCGGTTGGGTCGTCGGACACAGCTACATCGTTTACGGCCCTTTGTTGAATGGCAATGCGACGGTGTTGTTTGAGGGTAAACCCGTTGGCACTCCGAACGCAGGCATATTCTGGGAGATTGTGTCACGGCACAATGTTTCGGTGCTTTTCACTGCGCCAACCGCCATTCGGGCGATCCGAGCGGCTGACCCGGATGGCGAACTGCTGACAAAGGCCAATCCGCAATCCTTGCGCGCTCTGTTTCTCGCCGGGGAACGCGCCGATCCTGATACTGTCGAATGGGTCGGCGCGCAGCTTGATCGACCGGTCATCGATCATTGGTGGCAAACGGAGCTGGGCTGGCCGGCGTTGGCGACCTGTATCGGCCTTGGCAGCGAGCCGGCCGCGACCGGTGCGGCAGGCTACCCTGTTCCCGGATTCGCCTTTGACGTGGTGGATGATGATGGCGTCAGTGTCGCGTCCCAAGCAACCGGCAATCTGGTGATCGCGAAACCCCTGCCACCGGGTAGTTTTCGGACCCTGTGGCTCAATCAGATCGGGTTTGATGGATATTTCGAAAGTTTCGATGGGCGATACGCGACCGGCGATGCCGGTGTGATGGGCGCCGATGGATCCTATTGTGTAATGGGCAGGACCGATGACATCATCAATGTTGCCGGGCACCGCATTTCGACCGGCCAGATCGAAGAGGTCGTAGCCGGTTGCCAATCGGTCGTAGAATGCGCCGTGATTGGGGGGCGTGATGAGTTAAAGGGCGAAGTGCCGGTGGCATTCTTCGTCGCCGCATCCGATGGATCGGATCAACCCGAGGCAGAGATTATCCAAGCCGTTCGAACCCAAATCAGCCCGATCGCAACCCCGCGTGACGTCGTCGCGCTCAATGCGTTGCCCAAAACACGATCGGGCAAAATCCTGCGCAATTTGCTGCGAGCTATCGTAAATGGCGACACCATAACCATACCACAGACCATCGAAGACCCCATTGTAGTCGAACATGCGCAAACCAAATTTGCGAATCGCGGCGACCTTTGA
- a CDS encoding DUF2339 domain-containing protein has protein sequence MEMLLILLLGGAVAYSWTRIDRLERQVIDLYEWRYGGDQSVESSAAEPAAAPIAPEPENPVLQPIAAKKIVEPSVQSEELIAPKEEVASEPAPDPENTHETEPEAEPEAEPEVMGEPLTAPPTGPAIAASTPDTEPQEVGHDDATEHQSHTGFSFDFEDIFGRRLPIWGGGFALAIAGIFLVRFSIEAGLLTPTVRVAMSFVFGVALLIGAETAFRFEGRLRDPRVRQALAGAGLATLYGAFYLAGTGYGLIGSGPAFVGLAVVTALAIGLSFRFGLPSAVIGLVGGFAAPMLVDSDSANVPLLSFYLALITGGLAWTGKVQGRKWLGYMALTAGLCWGGLMMFAGVSNASDFAALGLYLVILGTLLPALLNGKDGPGLPILAAGSVATLQVAALVSSAGFDPLTWGLYLLIGAALSALGWRHLALRLGAFIAAGLGLWLLLIWPDPNAQFFAVIAVSFLAIFVGLPLTYQGLDRANVLDCVQLAVVPFILGVVLYVQFGSWGALRSEPILAACLAGLSALPVIGFAMMWRRDEELETRKSLGLIISGAALAFAALLLLTPAWIAPVMATIVAAPILWCNWRREVVSVTIAAWASAATVIIALLVTPDFANEITQIGDAHVAIDMARAALRWAAAALPFVCLALISRSAAGIGVAEAFAVALIYAAIAQIVPSAALAWIAAIGAIGLFIGQSARISAWTTASVIAGLWAFLPMATWGTTGLMAVLGEPFLLEGAITPMDLALRVLPIGACLAVFYAKGQGRRVEFISSMLAFLIILTVAMVHSLYKQAFSIATLFEFEHYAMGERTVWQAALLLVAYGVWQGSIAQSLRRPVASVILAASLAHFVWFTLVLHNPLFSVQHVGPTPVANWLSLAYAVALGALWLAQIIWADAHPLFRRALDAVRMALIALLGLSLLRHVFAGSVLTAGSISQTESLLISLLGILLALGYLWWGSWRDQRSWRIGSLVLMLAAVVKVFLIDAAGLEGLLRIASFMALGFSLIGIGWVYSRQLYNRNAAQS, from the coding sequence ATGGAAATGCTCCTAATCTTGCTGCTTGGTGGTGCCGTCGCCTATTCGTGGACACGGATCGATAGGCTCGAACGGCAAGTTATCGATCTGTACGAATGGCGATACGGCGGCGATCAGTCCGTCGAAAGCAGCGCGGCCGAACCGGCAGCTGCACCGATTGCGCCCGAACCAGAGAATCCCGTTCTGCAACCAATCGCCGCTAAGAAAATCGTCGAACCATCGGTGCAGTCCGAGGAACTCATCGCACCGAAAGAAGAAGTGGCATCTGAGCCAGCTCCTGATCCAGAGAATACGCACGAGACCGAGCCCGAAGCAGAGCCCGAAGCAGAGCCCGAAGTCATGGGCGAGCCTCTGACCGCACCGCCAACTGGGCCGGCGATCGCAGCATCAACGCCGGATACAGAGCCCCAGGAGGTTGGTCATGACGATGCAACCGAACATCAATCGCACACTGGCTTCTCATTCGATTTCGAAGATATTTTTGGTCGGCGTTTGCCGATTTGGGGCGGCGGTTTCGCCCTTGCGATAGCCGGGATCTTCCTCGTCCGCTTCTCTATCGAAGCAGGCTTGTTAACCCCAACCGTGCGCGTGGCGATGAGCTTTGTCTTCGGCGTTGCTCTCTTGATCGGTGCAGAGACCGCGTTCCGCTTTGAAGGGCGATTGCGGGATCCCCGCGTTCGTCAAGCTTTAGCCGGGGCCGGTTTAGCCACGCTTTATGGGGCCTTTTACCTTGCCGGAACGGGGTATGGTTTGATCGGTTCTGGGCCTGCCTTTGTAGGGTTGGCGGTTGTAACTGCATTGGCGATTGGCCTGTCTTTCCGATTTGGTTTGCCGAGCGCGGTGATCGGACTTGTCGGTGGTTTTGCCGCGCCGATGTTGGTCGATAGCGACAGCGCGAATGTGCCGCTTCTGTCTTTCTATTTGGCGCTGATCACCGGCGGACTTGCTTGGACCGGGAAGGTTCAAGGGCGCAAATGGCTGGGCTATATGGCGTTGACCGCGGGTCTATGTTGGGGCGGGTTGATGATGTTCGCGGGGGTTTCCAACGCTTCCGATTTCGCCGCATTGGGCCTCTATTTGGTGATCCTCGGAACTTTGTTGCCTGCCTTGTTGAATGGCAAAGATGGCCCGGGTTTACCGATCCTTGCGGCCGGTTCCGTCGCCACGTTGCAAGTGGCCGCTTTGGTCAGCTCCGCTGGCTTTGACCCTTTGACATGGGGGCTATATCTTCTGATCGGAGCGGCGCTGTCGGCGTTGGGCTGGCGGCATTTGGCCTTGCGTTTGGGTGCATTTATCGCCGCAGGATTGGGGCTTTGGCTGTTGCTCATCTGGCCCGACCCCAACGCCCAATTCTTCGCCGTAATCGCAGTCAGTTTCCTTGCGATTTTTGTAGGCCTGCCGCTGACCTACCAAGGTTTGGACCGGGCCAATGTGCTCGACTGTGTGCAATTGGCGGTTGTGCCCTTCATCCTTGGCGTTGTTCTCTACGTCCAATTCGGCAGTTGGGGCGCTCTACGCAGTGAGCCCATATTGGCCGCGTGCCTGGCGGGTCTATCTGCATTACCAGTGATCGGTTTTGCCATGATGTGGCGCCGCGATGAAGAATTGGAAACGCGCAAATCGTTGGGATTAATCATCTCTGGCGCGGCTTTAGCCTTTGCCGCCTTGTTGTTGTTGACGCCTGCTTGGATTGCTCCGGTGATGGCCACAATCGTCGCTGCGCCTATTCTGTGGTGCAACTGGCGACGCGAAGTGGTGTCAGTAACCATTGCCGCATGGGCAAGCGCGGCAACCGTGATCATCGCCCTTTTGGTCACCCCCGATTTTGCGAATGAGATCACTCAGATCGGCGATGCTCATGTGGCGATCGATATGGCAAGAGCCGCGCTTCGGTGGGCCGCTGCTGCCTTGCCATTCGTGTGCTTGGCTTTGATCTCTAGGTCCGCTGCTGGCATCGGCGTTGCCGAAGCGTTCGCCGTGGCCTTAATATATGCCGCGATTGCCCAAATCGTGCCCAGTGCTGCGCTCGCATGGATCGCGGCAATCGGCGCGATCGGCTTGTTCATTGGGCAATCTGCGCGGATCTCTGCTTGGACCACAGCGTCGGTCATTGCGGGGCTTTGGGCATTCTTGCCTATGGCGACTTGGGGCACCACCGGTCTCATGGCAGTGTTGGGAGAGCCGTTCCTCTTAGAGGGCGCGATCACCCCAATGGATCTCGCCTTACGGGTACTGCCGATTGGGGCGTGCTTGGCCGTGTTTTACGCCAAAGGGCAAGGTCGCCGCGTGGAGTTCATCTCAAGCATGCTGGCATTCCTGATCATTCTGACGGTCGCCATGGTGCACAGCCTCTACAAGCAAGCATTTAGCATCGCGACGCTTTTCGAATTTGAACATTACGCAATGGGCGAAAGAACGGTGTGGCAAGCCGCTTTGTTGCTGGTCGCCTATGGCGTTTGGCAGGGGTCCATTGCTCAATCGCTGCGCCGTCCGGTGGCATCTGTGATCTTAGCAGCATCCCTCGCGCATTTTGTTTGGTTCACTTTGGTCCTGCACAATCCGCTATTTTCGGTTCAGCACGTTGGCCCGACTCCGGTCGCAAACTGGCTTTCGCTTGCATATGCCGTGGCGCTCGGCGCGCTTTGGCTGGCGCAAATCATATGGGCCGATGCGCATCCTTTGTTCCGTCGCGCTTTGGACGCGGTTCGCATGGCATTGATTGCACTGCTTGGCCTGTCTTTGCTACGCCATGTCTTTGCAGGATCGGTTTTGACGGCAGGCTCAATCAGTCAAACAGAAAGCTTGCTCATATCGTTGTTGGGTATTCTCCTTGCGCTGGGATATTTATGGTGGGGGTCATGGCGCGACCAACGCAGCTGGAGGATCGGGTCTTTGGTTTTGATGCTCGCCGCGGTGGTCAAAGTGTTCTTGATCGACGCAGCCGGGCTCGAAGGTTTGCTTAGAATTGCAAGCTTCATGGCTCTGGGCTTTAGCTTGATTGGCATTGGGTGGGTCTATTCACGGCAACTTTACAACCGGAATGCCGCCCAAAGCTAG
- a CDS encoding S-(hydroxymethyl)glutathione dehydrogenase/class III alcohol dehydrogenase, whose amino-acid sequence MKTRAAVAFEAKRPLEIVELDLEGPRPGEVLVEIMATGICHTDAYTLDGLDSEGIFPSVLGHEGAGIVREVGAGVTSVAPDDHVIPLYTPECRQCKMCLSGKTNLCSAIRNTQGQGLMPDGTSRMSYKGEAIFHYMGCSTFSNFVVLPEIAVAKIRTDAPFKSACYVGCGVTTGVGAVVNTAKVQPGDTVVVFGLGGIGLNVIQGARMAGADRIVGVDINPSKREWGEKFGMTDFVNPKETVDVVAHLVELLDGGADYTFDCTGNTDVMRQALESCHKGWGTSIIIGVAEAGKEIATRPFQLVTGRNWRGTAFGGAKGRTDVPKIVDWYMNGKIAIDPMITHVLKLEEINKGFDLMHSGESIRSVVVF is encoded by the coding sequence ATGAAAACTAGGGCTGCCGTCGCCTTTGAAGCCAAAAGGCCGCTGGAAATCGTGGAACTCGACCTAGAGGGTCCGCGCCCTGGCGAAGTTTTGGTCGAAATCATGGCAACCGGCATCTGCCATACAGATGCCTACACGTTGGACGGTTTGGATAGCGAAGGGATTTTCCCCAGCGTCCTTGGCCATGAAGGTGCAGGCATTGTGCGTGAGGTCGGCGCGGGTGTGACCAGCGTCGCACCTGATGATCATGTCATCCCGCTATACACCCCAGAATGCCGTCAGTGCAAAATGTGCCTATCGGGCAAAACCAACCTCTGCAGCGCCATTCGCAATACGCAGGGGCAAGGTTTGATGCCGGATGGCACATCCCGGATGAGCTACAAAGGCGAAGCCATTTTTCATTACATGGGATGTTCGACGTTTTCGAATTTCGTTGTCCTTCCCGAAATCGCAGTCGCGAAAATTCGCACCGACGCGCCCTTCAAATCGGCCTGTTACGTGGGATGTGGCGTCACCACCGGTGTGGGCGCGGTGGTCAACACCGCCAAAGTGCAACCGGGCGATACGGTGGTGGTCTTTGGCCTTGGCGGCATCGGTTTGAATGTCATTCAAGGCGCGCGGATGGCCGGCGCAGACCGCATCGTTGGCGTCGATATCAACCCATCGAAACGTGAATGGGGCGAGAAATTCGGCATGACCGATTTTGTGAACCCCAAAGAAACCGTCGACGTCGTCGCCCATTTGGTTGAATTGTTGGATGGCGGGGCGGACTACACGTTCGATTGCACCGGCAACACTGACGTCATGCGTCAGGCGCTGGAATCGTGTCACAAAGGGTGGGGAACCTCGATTATTATCGGCGTTGCCGAAGCGGGCAAGGAAATCGCGACCCGTCCCTTTCAATTGGTAACGGGCCGAAATTGGCGCGGCACCGCATTCGGCGGTGCAAAGGGGCGCACCGATGTTCCCAAGATTGTCGATTGGTACATGAATGGCAAAATCGCGATTGACCCGATGATCACGCACGTTCTCAAACTCGAAGAAATCAACAAAGGATTTGATCTGATGCATTCTGGTGAGAGCATCCGCTCCGTCGTGGTGTTTTGA
- a CDS encoding helix-turn-helix domain-containing protein, with the protein MDGFDQLAMNWRSALLGLIIMCTLAALVSLMRRGIERRAVIWFVVFVLSGGVSAIPMVIGFAGAYDIWPGLTFLPTQMALFYGPAIALHARELILGRQSRRTWWLFAPGIVYWLYQLWAFTMLGDYRAKWAFTKAVQDPYIYPLAMGLAFGLAAACLFHAAKLQRGYVAWLKDNHSNDEHFSPRWITHLVVLSAIVAVFWACEFILARWFGYTYAQVFIWDFVALFAVFVISLEALAGIDRPFPKMTKPDPVDTIEPPEKPERDWAEEGERLKAEVLARKWHLEPGLSLQILARRFGTNQAYLSRAINQGLGQNFSSFINGLRVDYAKELIRTDATSMIDIAMETGFGSKASFNRAFKMHAGINPSEFKRRCDAE; encoded by the coding sequence ATGGACGGCTTCGATCAATTGGCAATGAACTGGCGATCGGCCCTTTTGGGGCTGATAATCATGTGCACCTTGGCTGCGCTTGTGTCGTTGATGCGGCGCGGGATCGAACGGCGTGCGGTGATTTGGTTCGTCGTTTTCGTGTTATCCGGCGGCGTGTCCGCGATCCCGATGGTGATTGGGTTTGCCGGTGCGTACGATATTTGGCCCGGCCTCACATTCCTGCCGACACAAATGGCATTGTTCTATGGTCCTGCGATTGCTTTGCACGCGCGGGAATTGATTTTGGGCCGACAATCACGCCGGACATGGTGGCTGTTCGCGCCGGGCATCGTCTATTGGCTTTATCAATTGTGGGCGTTCACGATGCTGGGCGATTACCGGGCGAAATGGGCGTTTACAAAGGCGGTGCAGGATCCGTACATCTACCCGCTTGCCATGGGGCTGGCCTTTGGATTGGCTGCGGCTTGCTTGTTTCATGCGGCGAAGCTGCAACGCGGCTATGTCGCGTGGTTGAAAGACAATCATTCCAACGACGAACATTTTAGCCCGCGGTGGATCACGCATCTGGTCGTGTTGTCGGCCATCGTGGCGGTCTTTTGGGCATGTGAGTTTATCCTCGCCCGTTGGTTCGGCTACACCTACGCCCAAGTCTTTATCTGGGATTTCGTCGCTCTTTTCGCGGTGTTCGTCATCAGCTTGGAGGCGTTGGCCGGCATAGATCGACCATTCCCCAAAATGACCAAACCCGACCCGGTCGATACAATAGAGCCGCCCGAAAAACCGGAACGGGATTGGGCAGAAGAAGGGGAGCGGTTGAAGGCCGAAGTCTTAGCGCGAAAATGGCATTTGGAGCCTGGATTGTCGCTCCAGATTTTGGCGCGCCGTTTCGGCACCAATCAGGCCTATCTTTCGCGTGCCATCAACCAAGGATTGGGTCAGAATTTCAGCAGCTTTATAAACGGATTGCGCGTTGATTATGCCAAGGAATTAATCCGCACCGACGCCACATCGATGATCGATATCGCGATGGAGACCGGCTTTGGATCGAAGGCCAGTTTCAATCGAGCGTTCAAAATGCATGCCGGCATCAATCCCAGCGAATTCAAACGCCGATGTGATGCGGAATAG